Proteins from one Argopecten irradians isolate NY chromosome 15, Ai_NY, whole genome shotgun sequence genomic window:
- the LOC138309131 gene encoding U-scoloptoxin(11)-Ssd2a-like produces MKRKPELLSLWVAVAMVTVLSSAEDTDMFDFSSIDEPMDGFGTTPVKSRVDKCRSNRHVCSTILRYPGNQTFSDGVHCQCPGCSEEWNDNDNQSMTWAHYERHDQLVQYRFCIPVMPERTCQKDDLAVVMETETSNWRVYMSMARCKCPNNVFQLSNWWKRNKVWMYEYNCKKKTCKKNDSLCSKIYVDKVHDAALGYEFQCACPAGNSCPSDREPEMKTLLDHIGHYVPMYCQPTKNSGPV; encoded by the exons ATGAAGCGCAAACCAGAGTTACTTTCCCTGTGGGTCGCGGTTGCTATGGTAACTGTTCTGAGCTCTGCCGAGGACACGGATATGTTCGATTTCTCGAGTATAGACGAACCAATGGACGGATTCGGTACAACCCCT GTGAAATCGAGAGTAGACAAATGCCGCTCAAACCGTCACGTGTGTAGTACAATCCTCAGGTATCCTGGCAACCAAACGTTCAGTGATGGCGTTCACTGTCAATGTCCTGGATGTTCGGAGGAATGGAATGACAACGACAACCAATCAATGACGTGGGCGCACTACGAACGGC ACGACCAGCTGGTTCAGTACCGATTTTGCATTCCCGTCATGCCAGAACGCACGTGCCAAAAGGACGACCTAGCCGTCGTCATGGAAACTGAGACCTCGAATTGGCGTGTGTACATGTCAATGGCTAGATGTAAATGTCCCAATAATGTCTTCCAACTCTCCAACTGGTGGAAACGTAACAAAGTTTGGATGTACGAGTACAACTGTAAGAAG AAAACTTGTAAGAAGAATGATTCCCTGTGTTCCAAAATTTACGTAGACAAAGTGCATGACGCAGCGCTTGGATACGAATTTCAATGCGCATGCCCAGCCGGAAACAGTTGTCCCAGCGACCGAGAACCGGAAATGAAGACTCTTCTGGACCATATAGGACACTATGTCCCAATGTACTGTCAGCCGACAAAAAATAGCGGTCCTGTTTAG
- the LOC138309130 gene encoding uncharacterized protein, with product MFLYKLLLTMVSIVYAYPQNPSGTYSTLSSHEGPSLADGVALFLNNCFKDIDGKIVVIDGRCDALESDLHSARRNLTLPPELLDLKTNVAVELERFSQTLGGFQNKLRQLRSAKEELLRRALRTTTTPVPTTSTTTAEEEDSGSAMQGDGAELVKDYADYTDDTESVAVSCPPGWISITGFSKCYYVSKRNEKANWKSAKKFCSKKGGKLVEIKTDAEAEVLKDAVIPPLSVYHYAYVGRMRKPESNTWVFLTNEEPVDLSIRTWHKPEITTRNDCGCVSRDSDFDMTDCVCSGVKMYFICEK from the exons ATGTTTCTATACAAGCTTCTACTGACCATGGTTAGCATTGTATATGCTTATCCACAGAACCCTAGTGGTACCTATAGTACCTTGTCGTCACATGAAGGACCTAGCCTGGCGGACGGCGTGGCACTGTTTTTAAACAATTGTTTCAAGGATATCGATGGAAAGATCGTTGTAATAGACGGGCGATGTGACGCTTTGGAATCTGACTTACACTCGGCGAGAAGAAATCTAACTCTCCCGCCAGAACTGCTTGACTTAAAAACCAATGTGGCTGTAGAATTAGAAAGGTTTTCTCAGACTTTGGGAGGCTTTCAAAATAAGCTCCGTCAACTGAGATCTGCTAAGGAGGAATTATTGAGGCGTGCTTTACGTACAACTACAACTCCAGTACCGACTACATCCACGACAACAGCTGAGGAGGAGGATTCGGGATCCGCAATGCAGGGGGATGGGGCGGAGTTGGTTAAAGACTACGCCGATTACACCGACGATACAG AGAGCGTGGCAGTGAGTTGTCCTCCCGGCTGGATATCTATCACAGGTTTCTCCAAATGCTATTATGTATCAAAGAGAAACGAGAAGGCCAACTGGAAATCAGCAAAG AAATTCTGTTCGAAGAAGGGTGGTAAACTGGTCGAAATAAAGACAGATGCGGAGGCAGAGGTTTTAAAAGACGCAGTCATCCCGCCTCTAA GTGTGTATCACTATGCCTATGTCGGACGAATGAGAAAACCAGAGTCAAACACGTGGGTTTTTCTAACCAATGAGGAGCCGGTGGATCTTTCAATTCGGACCTGGCACAAACCGGAAATAACAACAAGAAACGACTGCGGCTGCGTCAGTCGTGATTCCGATTTCGATATGACTGATTGTGTGTGTTCTGGCGTGAAGATGTATTTCATCTGTGAGAAATaa
- the LOC138309132 gene encoding uncharacterized protein, which produces MTWQTVLLLLGLAVSMVLARNVNRDVNGKATDKREISFQGAMFEEWQEYLELQKTEERIRAQQEEKWAKVKEEYEDKYRMNGINGCSCFTIKRNGKDIEKCFPHGCDPDNAEFKENDA; this is translated from the exons ATGACTTGGCAGACGGTTCTTTTACTCCTGGGATTGGCGGTGTCGATGGTTCTCGCCCGGAACG TCAACCGAGATGTGAATGGGAAAGCTACAGATAAGAGAGAAATTTCTTTTCAAGGCGCAATGTTCGAAGAATGGCAAGAGTATTTAGAATTACAGAAGACTGAAGAGAGGATAAG AGCTCAACAAGAAGAAAAATGGGCCAAAGTCAAAGAGGAATATGAAGATAAATATAGGATGAATGGAATCAATGGCTGCAGCTGCTTTACTATTAAACGAAATGGTAAAGACATTGAGAAATGCTTTCCCCATGGCTGCGACCCCGATAACGCCGAATTCAAAGAGAATGACGCATAG
- the LOC138309129 gene encoding peroxynitrite isomerase THAP4-like isoform X2, whose translation MVKGCSVWSCTNRSNGQAKERGVKFFRFPVDKHKRRSWIKAINRRDWQPTSNSFVCSDHFVSGWHAYDRSEVDYTPTVFHYKKKPVSPGRSNRAFRRNLSKTFEEAARRQKEREDGMLRLSMAHHDYAIVTDKTEDVKNYVNTGIQYECDPVLEENISLREENIILREKERKLTFSVEKIKENDKATRFYTGLPTFGVFLWLFNFLKIKAQDMTFWDGQNTPGDRKRPMNIEYPLSVYKVNV comes from the exons ATGGTGAAGGGTTGCAGTGTTTGGAGCTGTACTAATCGTTCAAATGGACAGGCGAAGGAACGCGGAGTGAAATTTTTTAGATTTCCCGTGGACAAACATAAGAGAAGATCTTGGATCAAAGCTATCAATCGAAGGGACTGGCAGCCTACGTCAAATTCGTTTGTGTGCTCTGACCATTTTGTCAGCGGCTGGCACGCTTACGATAGATCCGAGGTGGACTACACGCCGACAGTCTTCCATTATAAGAAGAAACCAGTCAGCCCAGGTAGATCAAATCGGGCATTCCGACGAAATTTAAGTAAA ACATTTGAGGAAGCAGCTCGGAGGCAAAAGGAAAGAGAAGACGGAATGCTCAGACTGTCCATGGCCCATCATGACTATGCCATTGTCACTGATAAGACAGAAGACGtcaaaaattatgtaaatacagGTATTCAATACGAGTGTGATCCTGTCTTGGAGGAGAACATCAGTTTGAGGGAGGAGAACATCATTCtcagagagaaagaaagaaaactgACTTTTTCTGTGGAAAAAATCAAAGAGAATGATAAGGCAACTCGTTTTTATACTGGTTTACCCACTTTTGGAGTTTTTTTATGGTTATTCAACTTCCTCAAAATTAAAGCACAGGATATGACTTTCTGGGATGGACAGAACACTCCAGGAGACAGGAAAAGACCT ATGAATATAGAATACCCCTTGtctgtgtacaaggttaatgTTTAA
- the LOC138309129 gene encoding uncharacterized protein isoform X1, protein MVKGCSVWSCTNRSNGQAKERGVKFFRFPVDKHKRRSWIKAINRRDWQPTSNSFVCSDHFVSGWHAYDRSEVDYTPTVFHYKKKPVSPGRSNRAFRRNLSKTFEEAARRQKEREDGMLRLSMAHHDYAIVTDKTEDVKNYVNTGIQYECDPVLEENISLREENIILREKERKLTFSVEKIKENDKATRFYTGLPTFGVFLWLFNFLKIKAQDMTFWDGQNTPGDRKRPMKLSISLPNQLLAVLMRLKLGLFVQDIADRFDISCSTFSNLFVSWICLLYEELKLINVYPSRELVNQNMPEAFKSFPNLRIIVDCTEIFVQRSSSLVNQNLLYSNYKHHATLKFLIGITPSGVISYVSDAWGGKVSDRRIVMESGFLDLLEPGDNVMADKGFTISDLLRERKCSLNIPPFKRGNSQFTVEEVFATQSIAKVRIHVERSIGRVKKFHLFDGVLPLTLAPIASKCFKVACWLTNLDVPIV, encoded by the exons ATGGTGAAGGGTTGCAGTGTTTGGAGCTGTACTAATCGTTCAAATGGACAGGCGAAGGAACGCGGAGTGAAATTTTTTAGATTTCCCGTGGACAAACATAAGAGAAGATCTTGGATCAAAGCTATCAATCGAAGGGACTGGCAGCCTACGTCAAATTCGTTTGTGTGCTCTGACCATTTTGTCAGCGGCTGGCACGCTTACGATAGATCCGAGGTGGACTACACGCCGACAGTCTTCCATTATAAGAAGAAACCAGTCAGCCCAGGTAGATCAAATCGGGCATTCCGACGAAATTTAAGTAAA ACATTTGAGGAAGCAGCTCGGAGGCAAAAGGAAAGAGAAGACGGAATGCTCAGACTGTCCATGGCCCATCATGACTATGCCATTGTCACTGATAAGACAGAAGACGtcaaaaattatgtaaatacagGTATTCAATACGAGTGTGATCCTGTCTTGGAGGAGAACATCAGTTTGAGGGAGGAGAACATCATTCtcagagagaaagaaagaaaactgACTTTTTCTGTGGAAAAAATCAAAGAGAATGATAAGGCAACTCGTTTTTATACTGGTTTACCCACTTTTGGAGTTTTTTTATGGTTATTCAACTTCCTCAAAATTAAAGCACAGGATATGACTTTCTGGGATGGACAGAACACTCCAGGAGACAGGAAAAGACCTATGAAACTTTCCATTTCATTGCCTAATCAACTGCTGGCAGTATTGATGAGACTGAAGTTGGGTCTGTTTGTGCAGGACATTGCTGATCGCTTTGATATTTCTTGTAGtactttttcaaatttatttgtgTCATGGATCTGTCTTTTATATGAAGAgttgaaattaattaatgtGTATCCTTCCCGAGAGTTAGTAAACCAGAACATGCCTGAAGCGTTCAAATCCTTCCCAAATTTAAGAATTATAGTAGACTGTACAGAAATTTTTGTACAGAGGTCATCAAGTCTTGTGAACCAGAATTTGTTGTATTCAAATTACAAACATCATGCGactttgaaatttttaattGGTATTACACCTTCAGGTGTTATTTCATATGTATCAGATGCTTGGGGTGGAAAAGTATCTGACCGCCGTATTGTTATGGAGAGTGGTTTTTTGGATTTATTAGAGCCAGGAGATAATGTTATGGCTGATAAAGGTTTTACTATTTCAGATTTACTCAGAGAGAGAAAGTGTTCATTAAATATACCACCCTTTAAACGAGGTAATTCACAGTTCACTGTTGAAGAGGTTTTTGCGACACAATCAATTGCAAAAGTGAGAATTCATGTTGAAAGAAGCATTGGTCGAGTGAAAAAGTTTCATTTATTTGATGGTGTGTTGCCCTTAACTTTGGCACCTATTGCTTCAAAATGTTTTAAGGTTGCTTGCTGGTTGACCAACCTCGATGTGCCTATTGTATAA
- the LOC138309127 gene encoding uncharacterized protein isoform X2 gives MRRNHLGGQTSSGRPLFIATKMASRELQNSFVDSIALPSGFPPYNSVAYASIFQSKVPNINFQVIYDFMVNRKRPVGESGDGCHQLTSVKSYRSMDRAVAHYQAGDVQQIKFVEVDTDLIYGTAMVLASMKKTKYSVNIAFKNEIPIHAFCQCPIGLAQCCSHVGALLFAINGYHLEKDKENSQIPCTSRKCEWNVPRKLHMDPQPVNNMHFGKRTDCDKQSVLNFDPRHSSDRIYDQDHYTNMMMELKAVFPKSVHLLAPIDPSLSQYIEEKTRGQRESVLWQDLHKGRITSSVFGDILRAGGKPLSLIDRIMHGSGLERYSTLPKPIQWGIDHEREAVGDYIKLQNRVTSLSVSETGLTLLPSHPFIGASGDGKIIDTSMPQENNIGVLEIKCPYSVNGQLVNEMQVHEIVEMGSNDFCLQKTEEGTRLRRSHCYYAQVQGEMAVMGITWCDFVVWTSAVHGNCFIERVYFDRDFVSNMMPRLVEFYVKHILHD, from the exons AGCAACCAAGATGGCGTCGCGGGAATTACAAAATTCTTTTGTTGACAGCATCGCGCTCCCGTCAGGTTTTCCACCTTATAACTCGGTAGCATATGCTTCGATTTTTCAAAGTAAGGTTCCAAACATAAATTTTCAAGTCATTTATGACTTCATGGTCAATAGAAAGCGGCCAGTTGGGGAGTCAGGCGACGGATGTCATCAGCTGACTTCTGTCAAATCGTACCGATCGATGGATAGAGCTGTCGCACATTACCAGGCAGGGGATGTCCAGCAGATTAAATTTGTGGAG gtTGATACTGATCTAATTTATGGGACAGCAATGGTACTTGCGTCAATGAAAAAAACGAAATATTCTGTCAACATCGCCTTCAAGAATGAAATACCCATTCATGCTTTTTGCCAGTGTCCTATCGG TTTGGCCCAATGCTGCAGCCATGTTGGGGCATTATTATTCGCCATCAATGGGTACCATTTAGAAAAAGATAAAGAAAATTCTCAAATCCCATGTACATCAAGAAaatgtgaatggaatgtaccaAGAAAACTCCATATGGATCCGCAACCTGTAAACAATATGCATTTTGGAAAGAGAACTGATTGTGACAAGCAAAGTGTCTTGAATTTTGATCCACGACACTCCTCCGACAGAATTTATGATCAAGACCACTACACCAATATGATGATGGAATTAAAGGCAGTTTTTCCAAAATCAG TTCATCTCCTAGCACCAATCGATCCCTCTTTAAGCCAATatatagaagaaaaaacaagAGGTCAACGGGAAAGTGTATTGTGGCAAGATTTGCATAAAGGTAGAATTACCAGCTCCGTGTTTGGGGACATACTTCGGGCAGGTGGTAAACCTTTATCCCTGATAGATCGCATTATGCATGGATCTGGTTTAGAAAG GTACAGCACTTTACCCAAACCGATTCAGTGGGGAATCGACCATGAAAGGGAAGCTGTGGGTGACTATATAAAGCTCCAGAACCGGGTTACATCTCTGAGTGTTAGTGAGACAGGTCTTACTCTTCTCCCTTCTCATCCCTTTATTGGCGCGTCCGGGGATGGTAAGATTATTGATACCTCCATGCCCCAAGAAAACAATATTGGAGTTTTAGAGATAAAGTGTCCATATTCTGTAAACGGCCAGCTTGTAAATGAAATGCAAGTGCATGAAATAGTAGAAATGGGATCAAACGACTTTTGTTTACAAAAGACAGAAGAGGGAACCAGACTGAGAAGGAGTCACTGTTACTACGCACAAGTGCAAGGCGAAATGGCGGTTATGGGTATCACATGGTGTGATTTTGTGGTTTGGACCAGTGCAGTACACGGAAACTGTTTTATAGAAAGAGTGTATTTTGATCGTGACTTTGTCTCAAACATGATGCCTCGTTTAGTGGAATTCTATGTGAAACATATTTTACACGATTGA
- the LOC138309127 gene encoding uncharacterized protein isoform X1, with amino-acid sequence MRRNHLGGQTSSGRPLFIATKMASRELQNSFVDSIALPSGFPPYNSVAYASIFQSKVPNINFQVIYDFMVNRKRPVGESGDGCHQLTSVKSYRSMDRAVAHYQAGDVQQIKFVEVDTDLIYGTAMVLASMKKTKYSVNIAFKNEIPIHAFCQCPIGLAQCCSHVGALLFAINGYHLEKDKENSQIPCTSRKCEWNVPRKLHMDPQPVNNMHFGKRTDCDKQSVLNFDPRHSSDRIYDQDHYTNMMMELKAVFPKSGMSHLAIIPDVTPPVQREDVVLTAIESDPMEERAHELVYKPNSSTVHLLAPIDPSLSQYIEEKTRGQRESVLWQDLHKGRITSSVFGDILRAGGKPLSLIDRIMHGSGLERYSTLPKPIQWGIDHEREAVGDYIKLQNRVTSLSVSETGLTLLPSHPFIGASGDGKIIDTSMPQENNIGVLEIKCPYSVNGQLVNEMQVHEIVEMGSNDFCLQKTEEGTRLRRSHCYYAQVQGEMAVMGITWCDFVVWTSAVHGNCFIERVYFDRDFVSNMMPRLVEFYVKHILHD; translated from the exons AGCAACCAAGATGGCGTCGCGGGAATTACAAAATTCTTTTGTTGACAGCATCGCGCTCCCGTCAGGTTTTCCACCTTATAACTCGGTAGCATATGCTTCGATTTTTCAAAGTAAGGTTCCAAACATAAATTTTCAAGTCATTTATGACTTCATGGTCAATAGAAAGCGGCCAGTTGGGGAGTCAGGCGACGGATGTCATCAGCTGACTTCTGTCAAATCGTACCGATCGATGGATAGAGCTGTCGCACATTACCAGGCAGGGGATGTCCAGCAGATTAAATTTGTGGAG gtTGATACTGATCTAATTTATGGGACAGCAATGGTACTTGCGTCAATGAAAAAAACGAAATATTCTGTCAACATCGCCTTCAAGAATGAAATACCCATTCATGCTTTTTGCCAGTGTCCTATCGG TTTGGCCCAATGCTGCAGCCATGTTGGGGCATTATTATTCGCCATCAATGGGTACCATTTAGAAAAAGATAAAGAAAATTCTCAAATCCCATGTACATCAAGAAaatgtgaatggaatgtaccaAGAAAACTCCATATGGATCCGCAACCTGTAAACAATATGCATTTTGGAAAGAGAACTGATTGTGACAAGCAAAGTGTCTTGAATTTTGATCCACGACACTCCTCCGACAGAATTTATGATCAAGACCACTACACCAATATGATGATGGAATTAAAGGCAGTTTTTCCAAAATCAG GTATGTCACACTTAGCCATCATTCCTGATGTCACACCACCTGTCCAGAGAGAAGACGTTGTATTGACAGCCATAGAATCTGATCCAATGGAAGAAAGGGCACATGAACTGGTGTACAAGCCAAATAGCAGCACTG TTCATCTCCTAGCACCAATCGATCCCTCTTTAAGCCAATatatagaagaaaaaacaagAGGTCAACGGGAAAGTGTATTGTGGCAAGATTTGCATAAAGGTAGAATTACCAGCTCCGTGTTTGGGGACATACTTCGGGCAGGTGGTAAACCTTTATCCCTGATAGATCGCATTATGCATGGATCTGGTTTAGAAAG GTACAGCACTTTACCCAAACCGATTCAGTGGGGAATCGACCATGAAAGGGAAGCTGTGGGTGACTATATAAAGCTCCAGAACCGGGTTACATCTCTGAGTGTTAGTGAGACAGGTCTTACTCTTCTCCCTTCTCATCCCTTTATTGGCGCGTCCGGGGATGGTAAGATTATTGATACCTCCATGCCCCAAGAAAACAATATTGGAGTTTTAGAGATAAAGTGTCCATATTCTGTAAACGGCCAGCTTGTAAATGAAATGCAAGTGCATGAAATAGTAGAAATGGGATCAAACGACTTTTGTTTACAAAAGACAGAAGAGGGAACCAGACTGAGAAGGAGTCACTGTTACTACGCACAAGTGCAAGGCGAAATGGCGGTTATGGGTATCACATGGTGTGATTTTGTGGTTTGGACCAGTGCAGTACACGGAAACTGTTTTATAGAAAGAGTGTATTTTGATCGTGACTTTGTCTCAAACATGATGCCTCGTTTAGTGGAATTCTATGTGAAACATATTTTACACGATTGA